The proteins below come from a single Sorghum bicolor cultivar BTx623 chromosome 4, Sorghum_bicolor_NCBIv3, whole genome shotgun sequence genomic window:
- the LOC8084699 gene encoding protein ECERIFERUM 1 isoform X1, translating to MAMDMPSHTHSQLCESKALVASYTQEARKRNQQHNMASKPGPLSRWPWQDLGNYKYALVAPWAVRSTYRFVTSGERDLLAFAVLPVLLLRLLYSQLWITVSRHQTARSRHRIVDKSLDFDQVDRERNWDDQILLTALLFYVVNAALPAAQSLPWWNSKGLVMVSLLHAGPVEFLYYWLHRALHHHYLYSRYHSHHHASIVTEPITSVIHPFAEELVYFTLFAIPLLTMVGTGTASVAVANGYLIYIDFMNYLGHCNFEVVPKLLFDVFPPLKYLVYTPSFHSLHHTQFRTNYSLFMPLYDHLYGTADKSSDDLYERKLMQCRNEEQEEAPDVVHLTHLTTPASLLRLRLGFASLAAAPAPLASSTRGCTSVLAAAARPVAALLGRTATAFRSEANRLHKLNLETWVVPTYTSQYESKQGLHAVGRLVEKAVADAEASGARVLTLGLLNQGSELNKNGELYVIRKPDLRTKIVDGTSLAAAAVLHMIPRGTADVLLLGDAGAKMAAVLASALCERGIQVQMVDRDLYESLKQEVRPETHKHLLLLSDWSRSRSSSSKVWLVGDKLTDEEQRRAQGGVHFVPYSQFPPDAVRGDCVYHSTPALVVPDAFENLHACENWLPRRVMSAWRAAGIVHALQGWDDHECGARVTGVDKAWRAALAHGFRPYDRHHTAGGASK from the exons ATGGCAATGGACATGCCATCTCACACTCACAGCCAGCTTTGTGAAAGCAAGGCCCTTGTAGCCAGCTACACGCAGGAAGCCAGGAAGAGAAACCAGCAGCACAATATGGCCTCAAAGCCTGGCCCTCTCAGTCGCTGGCCATGGCAAGATCTCGGAAACTACAAG TACGCGCTGGTGGCTCCATGGGCGGTGCGCAGCACGTACAGGTTCGTGACGAGCGGGGAGCGGGACCTGCTCGCCTTCGCCGTGCTGCCggtgctcctcctccgcctcctctACAGCCAGCTCTGGATCACCGTGTCCCGCCACCAGACGGCCCGGAGCAGGCACCGGATCGTCGACAAGAGCCTCGACTTCGACCAGGTCGACAGGGAGAGGAACTG GGACGACCAGATCCTGCTGACGGCGCTTCTCTTCTACGTGGTGAACGCGGCGTTGCCGGCGGCGCAGTCTTTGCCGTGGTGGAACTCCAAGGGTCTGGTAATGGTCTCCCTCCTCCACGCCGGCCCCGTGGAGTTCCTCTACTACTGGCTCCACCGCGCCCTCCACCACCACTACCTCTACTCCCGCTACCACtcgcaccaccacgcctccatcGTCACCGAGCCCATCACAT CGGTGATCCACCCGTTCGCGGAGGAGTTGGTGTACTTCACCCTGTTCGCCATCCCGCTGCTCACCATGGTGGGCACCGGCACTGCCTCCGTGGCTGTAGCAAACGGCTACCTCATCTACATCGACTTCATGAACTACCTCGGCCACTGCAACTTCGAGGTCGTGCCCAAGCTGCTCTTCGACGTCTTCCCTCCGCTCAAATACCTGGTGTACACGCCGTCGTTCCACTCGCTGCACCACACGCAGTTCCGCACAAACTACTCGCTCTTCATGCCGCTCTACGACCACCTCTACGGCACCGCCGACAAGTCCAGCGACGACCTGTACGAGCGCAAGCTCATGCAATGCCGgaacgaggagcaggaggaggcgCCCGACGTCGTCCACCTCACGCACCTCACCACGCCGGCGTccctcctccgcctccgcctcggcttcgcctccctcgccgccgcgccggcgccgctCGCGTCTTCGACCCGCGGCTGCACCAGCGTCCTGGCGGCTGCCGCGCGCCCGGTGGCCGCGCTCCTTGGCCGGACCGCCACCGCCTTCAGGTCTGAGGCCAACAGGCTCCACAAGCTCAACCTCGAGACGTGGGTCGTGCCAACATACACCTCTCAg TATGAGTCGAAGCAAGGTTTGCATGCAGTGGGGCGGCTGGTGGAGAAGGCGGTGGCAGACGCGGAGGCAAGTGGCGCCAGAGTACTCACGCTGGGTCTACTGAACCAG GGAAGCGAGCTGAACAAGAACGGCGAGCTGTACGTCATCAGGAAACCTGACCTGAGGACCAAGATCGTCGACGGCACCagcctggccgccgccgccgtgctgcACATGATCCCTCGGGGCACCGCCGACGTGCTCCTCCTGGGAGACGCCGGCGCCAAGATGGCGGCCGTGCTGGCGTCGGCGCTCTGCGAACGCGGGATTCAG GTTCAGATGGTGGACAGGGACCTGTACGAGTCTCTGAAGCAGGAGGTGCGCCCAGAGACGCACAAGCATCTTCTTCTCCTTTCTGACTGgagccgcagccgcagcagcagcagcaaggtcTGGCTCGTCGGCGACAAGCTGACGGACGAGGAGCAGAGGAGGGCGCAGGGCGGCGTCCACTTCGTGCCCTACTCGCAGTTCCCTCCCGACGCCGTCCGCGGCGACTGCGTCTACCACAGCACGCCGGCGCTGGTTGTCCCGGACGCCTTCGAGAACCTCCACGCCTGCGAG AACTGGCTGCCGCGGAGGGTGATGAGCGCGTGGCGCGCGGCGGGCATCGTGCACGCGCTCCAGGGCTGGGACGACCACGAGTGCGGCGCCAGGGTCACCGGCGTCGACAAGGCATGGCGCGCCGCGCTCGCGCACGGCTTCCGCCCCTACGACCGCCATCACACCGCGGGTGGCGCCAGCAAGTGA
- the LOC8084699 gene encoding protein ECERIFERUM 1 isoform X2, which produces MVSLLHAGPVEFLYYWLHRALHHHYLYSRYHSHHHASIVTEPITSVIHPFAEELVYFTLFAIPLLTMVGTGTASVAVANGYLIYIDFMNYLGHCNFEVVPKLLFDVFPPLKYLVYTPSFHSLHHTQFRTNYSLFMPLYDHLYGTADKSSDDLYERKLMQCRNEEQEEAPDVVHLTHLTTPASLLRLRLGFASLAAAPAPLASSTRGCTSVLAAAARPVAALLGRTATAFRSEANRLHKLNLETWVVPTYTSQYESKQGLHAVGRLVEKAVADAEASGARVLTLGLLNQGSELNKNGELYVIRKPDLRTKIVDGTSLAAAAVLHMIPRGTADVLLLGDAGAKMAAVLASALCERGIQVQMVDRDLYESLKQEVRPETHKHLLLLSDWSRSRSSSSKVWLVGDKLTDEEQRRAQGGVHFVPYSQFPPDAVRGDCVYHSTPALVVPDAFENLHACENWLPRRVMSAWRAAGIVHALQGWDDHECGARVTGVDKAWRAALAHGFRPYDRHHTAGGASK; this is translated from the exons ATGGTCTCCCTCCTCCACGCCGGCCCCGTGGAGTTCCTCTACTACTGGCTCCACCGCGCCCTCCACCACCACTACCTCTACTCCCGCTACCACtcgcaccaccacgcctccatcGTCACCGAGCCCATCACAT CGGTGATCCACCCGTTCGCGGAGGAGTTGGTGTACTTCACCCTGTTCGCCATCCCGCTGCTCACCATGGTGGGCACCGGCACTGCCTCCGTGGCTGTAGCAAACGGCTACCTCATCTACATCGACTTCATGAACTACCTCGGCCACTGCAACTTCGAGGTCGTGCCCAAGCTGCTCTTCGACGTCTTCCCTCCGCTCAAATACCTGGTGTACACGCCGTCGTTCCACTCGCTGCACCACACGCAGTTCCGCACAAACTACTCGCTCTTCATGCCGCTCTACGACCACCTCTACGGCACCGCCGACAAGTCCAGCGACGACCTGTACGAGCGCAAGCTCATGCAATGCCGgaacgaggagcaggaggaggcgCCCGACGTCGTCCACCTCACGCACCTCACCACGCCGGCGTccctcctccgcctccgcctcggcttcgcctccctcgccgccgcgccggcgccgctCGCGTCTTCGACCCGCGGCTGCACCAGCGTCCTGGCGGCTGCCGCGCGCCCGGTGGCCGCGCTCCTTGGCCGGACCGCCACCGCCTTCAGGTCTGAGGCCAACAGGCTCCACAAGCTCAACCTCGAGACGTGGGTCGTGCCAACATACACCTCTCAg TATGAGTCGAAGCAAGGTTTGCATGCAGTGGGGCGGCTGGTGGAGAAGGCGGTGGCAGACGCGGAGGCAAGTGGCGCCAGAGTACTCACGCTGGGTCTACTGAACCAG GGAAGCGAGCTGAACAAGAACGGCGAGCTGTACGTCATCAGGAAACCTGACCTGAGGACCAAGATCGTCGACGGCACCagcctggccgccgccgccgtgctgcACATGATCCCTCGGGGCACCGCCGACGTGCTCCTCCTGGGAGACGCCGGCGCCAAGATGGCGGCCGTGCTGGCGTCGGCGCTCTGCGAACGCGGGATTCAG GTTCAGATGGTGGACAGGGACCTGTACGAGTCTCTGAAGCAGGAGGTGCGCCCAGAGACGCACAAGCATCTTCTTCTCCTTTCTGACTGgagccgcagccgcagcagcagcagcaaggtcTGGCTCGTCGGCGACAAGCTGACGGACGAGGAGCAGAGGAGGGCGCAGGGCGGCGTCCACTTCGTGCCCTACTCGCAGTTCCCTCCCGACGCCGTCCGCGGCGACTGCGTCTACCACAGCACGCCGGCGCTGGTTGTCCCGGACGCCTTCGAGAACCTCCACGCCTGCGAG AACTGGCTGCCGCGGAGGGTGATGAGCGCGTGGCGCGCGGCGGGCATCGTGCACGCGCTCCAGGGCTGGGACGACCACGAGTGCGGCGCCAGGGTCACCGGCGTCGACAAGGCATGGCGCGCCGCGCTCGCGCACGGCTTCCGCCCCTACGACCGCCATCACACCGCGGGTGGCGCCAGCAAGTGA